The Amycolatopsis jiangsuensis nucleotide sequence TCATTCGCCGGCCTTCTTCAGTTCGCGGAGCAGGGACAGTTCGCGTTCGGTGGGCTCGGGTGTGGTCTTGAGGTCTTCGGCCACCTTCAGTGTCCACCCGGTGGCTGCCACGACGCTGTCCAGCTCGATGCCCGGGTGCAGTTCGGTGAGCGTCAGCTCCGCGGTGTCAGGGTCGGGCCGCAGCAGCCCGAGATCGGTGACCACGAGGGTGGGGCCGGCTCCGCGCAGGCCGAGCCGCTCCCGGTCGCCACGGCCGGAGCCGTGGCCGAACGAGGTCACGAAGTCCACCTGGTCCACGAACGCCCGCTTGTTCTGGCGCAGCACCACGAACACCTCCTTGCAGGAGGCGGCGATCTCCGGCGCCCCGCCCGCACCGGGCAGCCGCACCTTCGGATCGTGGTAGTCGGTGCCGATGACGGTGGTGTTGATGTTGCCGAACTTGTCCAGCTGCGCGGCACCGAGGAAGCCGACGTCGATCCGGCCCGGCTGGAGCCAGTAGTTGAAGACCTCGGGCACGCTGACCACGGCGTCGGCGGTGTCGGCGAGCTCACCGTCGCCGATCGACAACGGCAGCCGAGAGGGTTTCGCGCCGAGGCAGCCGGATTCGTAGATCAGCGTGAGGTTCGGCGCGTGCGTGCGGCGCGCGAGGTTGGCCGCGGTACTGGGCAATCCGATGCCGACGAAGCAGGACGTGCCTTCGCCGAGCGCCCGGGCGGCGGCCACGCTCATCATCTCGTCCGCGGTGTACTCATTCATGCCTTCACTCCGGTCAGATCGTTCAGCCAGCGGGTGAACTCCTCCCGCTCTCGGCCGATCGGGTCCCACGCCTGGTAGGCGGCGTTGTCACGCTCGTAGTAGCCGGCCGCGTACGACGGCTTGGCGCCACCGGGCACCTCGGCGACCGCGGTGACCGCCCAGGTGGGCAACACGATGGCGCCCGGGCGCGGCTCCAGCTCGTCGACCACTTCCTCCACGGTGACCAGCGAACGCTTGGCGGAGAGCA carries:
- a CDS encoding CoA-transferase subunit beta → MNEYTADEMMSVAAARALGEGTSCFVGIGLPSTAANLARRTHAPNLTLIYESGCLGAKPSRLPLSIGDGELADTADAVVSVPEVFNYWLQPGRIDVGFLGAAQLDKFGNINTTVIGTDYHDPKVRLPGAGGAPEIAASCKEVFVVLRQNKRAFVDQVDFVTSFGHGSGRGDRERLGLRGAGPTLVVTDLGLLRPDPDTAELTLTELHPGIELDSVVAATGWTLKVAEDLKTTPEPTERELSLLRELKKAGE